GACTTTGAATAATGAACGTCATGTATGTCTCCGATTGGTGGAGTTATCTCTTgtctcttccttgttcttcgaccCTGCAGGTACCTAGGATCTTGGAGTTCGATCAATGAGGTGGTTAGGAGTAGGGAGGATAGGAAACGCTATTATGAACACCAATTACATGAAGGTTTAGTACGGTAGCGGAAAAATAGAATTCAAGATTGGACCAATGGGGAGAAAAGAAAGGACcgtaaggctttgtcacaaattcaactccatttgcataataatattttgcaagaagttttgagcgagaaaacaGCCGCCGCTCTATGGTAAAGCTGGAAGGGATTGGCATGACAAAATATTTCACtagcaagatgcatctgaagcaaaaaatTATTCCTGCACATGTTACtcgagggaggtaatgttttgaatcatattttaGAATTTAAAGAGATTATATCCGATCTAGCTGCAATGGATGTTAAGTATGACGAGGAAGATACGCCTTTAATGTTACTATGTTCACTgtcaagttcttataccaattttagggacaccatattatacagtcgtgatactctcatgcttaatgaagtttatgaagctttgaactctaaggagaagatgaaactagtggtgcctcatgatggttcaagTTTATCCCAAGCTGGGGGATTACATGTTCGTGGCAGGACCAAATAGAAGAACTCGCATAATGAAAACAAAGGCAAAAAGTAAGAACGGCTACAGGgatttcaaagaattctgattgttATGTTGCTAACCTTGGGCATATGCgccttggacatatgagtgaacttggtttgacAGAGTTAactaagagaggtcttcttgatggatatggaACTGGAAatttgaaattttgtgagcattgtttTTTTGCAAGTataagagggtgaagttcaacacttctAAATTCTAGTACCGTGTTGGACTAGCCGTAGTACAAACGGTGTCGGGCGCTGCGTTGACGTCGACGCATAcaagtacaactcgtttacttgtcctccaagaacTTCTATGTATTGCCTCTCATATATACCTCATATAGTCGCATCTAAAGGCGGCTAAGAGCTTTGTTCACGATACATCACGAGGCCGAAGAAGACTTTGACACCCAAGGACTTGGTGTATCTTTCAATTTCAATTAAGAGTTTCTATGTACGGATTTGTGCTACTTAATATATACTCCCTCTAgagtataagagcgtttagatcactactttagtgatctaaatgctcatATATTTTTTTACAGAGGAAGTATATTTTTTGTCTTTCAAAAAATAATAAAATCTCAAACACCCAAAATAGACCATACAACGTAATAATAATTAAATGAAGTAACCAGTCATCAGGAAAACGCCGCTGGTGTCGCAATCCACATTGTGGCCACCAGTCTCCCAGAGCACACAGCCCCTGGTATCTTTGGAAATAGACGAGATCACGAGAGGGAAATATTCGGTCCTGGCCTGGCGAGCTGCCACCCACCCTGCACGAGGGATTTCCAAAGCTAGGCCAGCAGGAGGATGCCAACATTCCATGAAACTTCTCCATGACATCGACGTCTTCGCATCAGACAAAAAGTTTCCCTGCATAAACATCTCTCGTGTTTCTTAAACTAATCAGTCATCAGGAAAAACGAGCTAACCGCAATGACAACAGCTGGAATAGGAGGGTTGTTCTCTGGCTTGGACTGCAGACATTCCGGCCTTGAATTATTGTGAGCATATGTGCAGCTGCCGGCTATATGCAACATGCCACCCAGTACATGTACACATGCATGGGAGGGGCAGCTGTAAGTCGCCACCTGCTTTTTGTGCTTGCTGAACGATGGCTTTGACTATCTAAAATGTTGGCATCTGCCTCCAGAACATGCTTACCTTACATCATCTAGAGtttcaaagaaaagaaaaacaggcTGATAAAATAATGTGAGGATGGTACCAGAAACTGAGGGCCACTAGGGTTATAAAAACACCGTAATATGAAAAACATGGGAATATGGTATCATGACATTTGGAATTGTGAGACTGAAAACACTAGATGCAGTAGCGGAAGTTGTTTGGTTGCATCACGGGAAAACCATAAGAACTTTTTATAGATATTGAGCGCATGTCATGCTTGTCAAGATAAAAGGGAATTTTCCAATCAATCTAATGGAATTgtagaaccttctttgcttcgcAGGATCTGAAGAACATGGGAACATGAAAAATGTAGGAATAGACATCCTGACATTTGGAATTGTACATGAACCAGGAAAAACACCTGAACTTTCTATTGAGATATGACACCTAAACTTGCTAGAAAATTCTATGGAATCGTGGTGTTGGAGAACAGTTAAGAGGAATTTTGGAGGGGTTACTCCTTTGAATCAAATGGACTCTAGAAAAACCTCCTGTGGGTTGGAATCCTACAAAATTGATTTAAAATTCGTTTGAACCAAAGAAGCCATAGTGTAGGAAAACAATCCACACAACTTTTGGAGAATTATTTTCCTTTGAAATAAATGGATTCAAAAATTCCGAGTGGATCGGAATCCTACAAaaaattctttgcaccaaagggCATGCTGATTCCATACCTCTCCCTCCAGGCCTCAGCATCTTTTTCACCGCTGCTTTTACACAGGTTTTCGGTTATTCAACTTCTTCTCATACATGACAAAAACATCATTTTGCCTGAAGCAAACGTATATGTTCTTATGGAAACTTGTCTCCATCAATTTCTCAAATGTATCGGCCACAATAGGTTTGTAGGAAAGAAAACATTGTACACCCTCCTATCCAAAAaaagtgtcatggttttagttcatcttagatcggagggagtagcaaatataGCATCTCCAAAGCAACAAAAAAGTTAAGACTGGTGCTGCCTATTTGATGCATGGTGCcaaccagtggcggagctagccaGAATCTACTGTAAAATATGAGTGTTTGGGGGGCCAAAAGCTAAAAAAGTTTTCATTCAAGCCCTCACAATTTTTTTCCCTTCATTATTAAACAAATACCAAGCACAATGATAGCACACAACAGAATGCCCTCAAAGTTATCATTCTTCCTTCGACGAAATATATCATCCTTCCCTGCGCTCAGAAGTGAACTTCGTCTCTTTATTTACAAGCTCGACGTCAAATGATAAATCGGAATATAACATCACCTCCACTATACCACAAACATGCCATTACAAGCATCAGGTCTCCACTTGCTGTCATCCGTTTGGTGAACCAAGCCTAACAGTCCGACAGAAAGCAGTTTACTGCTTTCTTGAGAATCAGCACACTGAATCCCATGAGCAACACTAGGCATACAACAAACAACAAAGCAAGCATATATTGGAGCAAAGGGACGTGTTCTATACACTAAATCTTGAGCTAGCTACACCTCTTCCTGCCATCCTATCAACACGGCGGCGGCCAAAGGGCAATCCAAAGAATGATCGAACCACGCCTCCAATCTCTGTCTTGCAGAGTGGGCATACTGCATTTATCTTGAGCCATTTATCGACACATTGCACATGAAACAAATGGTTGCAAGGAAGCTCACGGAGCTCATCGTCATCTCCGTACTTAGTAAGGCAGATGCAGCAAACCTGCACCAATATTAGAAACTTTGACAGTTATAACTTGTAAATCATGCTGAGAAAGAGCAAATGTGTCCCATATGAGTGTATTAGAAACTGATATGGTAAGGTATTTGGAGAACTTGGGGGATAGCAATTTGGCCTACACCTAGCTagaatttcttttgaaaaaaaatagcAAAGCACTTcaaaaaattatgatttttttttacAACGAGCATGTGTGTTTGAACCACATGCACATTATCATGAACAAATAATATGTGTAGAGCTCTGCGCGAAATCAGACAGAGTGGTGGGCCCCAGCTTACTACATGCAGGATGTTCCTTGCTGATGCTCTAAGAGGGGACATGCTGTTGAATAAGGAGACAACTTGTGAGTCATGCTGAGAAAGAGAGCAAATGTACCCCAGATCATTGGCGGACCTAGAGGGTGTGCCGGGTGTGCCGTGGCACACCCAGCATTTTGCAGATTTCTTTCACTACATGTCATCTTCTTCTGATTTTGTTGGTTTTACAGTACTAGAACTCAGTCACCTGAAGCTGTACACGTGCATTTAAACCTAGCAAACCATAGAAGTAGCTTGACTGAATTTTCTACTAGCAGCACTACGTGTGTGTCCAGCCAAGACTCCAGTATATACATGAGCCCGGTAGAAGCTAGCTAGACCAATTCCATCGATCAACTCGACGGAAACTCTAGCGGCAACTCGCGTAGATtgcaaacagaaaaagaaaaaagaactctTCTATCTACCACGTTATTTTTTGAGACAACTTCGATCTACCACGTCATATTCTCAACGCTGACCCACAAATTTTCTCCTGCATCCGTTCACAGACAAAGAGGATTAGTAATATTATGTCCATTTTGTTGAGAACATGAGGTCAAAATAAAGAAGGCTGCAGCTGAAGGGCAAACCGAAGTTATTCTTGTGTATCTTTCATGTACGACTATTTGTATTGTAATTTcgcaaatttgaaattatttttctgaAACATAATATTGCGAAACTTGATTGAGCTTTTTTTAATTGATTGAGCTATTTGTGTTATTCTTTTGCCATATATGATATGACACTTAGATTAGGCAGATTTTTTTAAAGTGTGCACACCCTTCATTTTTTTCCTGGGTCCGCCACTGCCCCAGATGGTGAACATTGGAAATCGATATGGTAGAGTATATGGAGAGCTAGGCCATGATTTAGTATTGGCCAGATTGCAAAGAGTGGACACACtaacagatactccctccgtcccaaaataagcgtCACTGATTTagaatcagcgacacttattttgggacggagggggtaGTAATCTAGCCACGTGGAGTACATATTGAATAAGGAGATATCAATGCATGGAAGAGGAGTTCACATGCTAGCAAGAAAACTAGAATGATTTGAAGGTTCATGAGAAGAATATGTGGATATAGTAATACAGAGAAAAGTGTTCCTTGAAACCAAGAATATCTGTCAAAAGCACTTGAGATCAATCTGTGCTACACATTGACAATAAAAATTATATTTTGATGAATTGTCTGGTGAAGTAGTGCACAAATATCATTAAAAACAATACCATCTATTGATAAATATTCTAAAGTAAGGTACACACAATAAATGTTGCAGCATAACACTGAATTGTTTGGTGAAGTAGTTCACAAATATCACGAAAAACAATACCATCTGTTGATAAATATTCTAAAGTAAGGTACACATAATAAATGTTGCAGCATAACACTTGTGTTGAATGAAGCTATCGTTCCTAAATCATGGAGCATATGAAGCTCAATAGCAAATCCTTCAAGTATTTGTTGAATATCATAACACAGGAAAAGGATGCAGAATACTCACAGCATCTTCAGCAGAAACAACCCTTTCCTTCTTAGTTCCTGGGCCCAGGATGCCACCCTCGCTAAGATTCTCGGAGCTCGAAGCATGATCAAGCACCCAGTTTTTGCTTCGTTTTGGTTTAAATTTGTAGGTTGGCAATGCATCGATTAGCTCTTGAGTAGCTCCTCTACTTTGACCCAAATCCTCTTGGAGGTGCAAAACGGaaattaagcatggaaagcagcaGCATATCGCTGCACACATGATGAACGGAATGGCATACCCAACACAACTAAGTGCAAGGAACGCTAAACATAGCCTATAAAGGGGCAGCAAAATCAGTTGAGAGTTCAACAAAAATAATGGAATAAACACAGAGCAGTGCAATTACCTATACATATTTGGAGCGTCCTGAGCATCTGATGAAGTGCCACGCCCACCAAAAAGCCACACATTGCCAACAACAAACCATATAGCAAAGAAACAGTCTACAGCTGTCTTGGAATGATAAGCCAATATGCTAGGCCTATAAAACATAATCACATCAAATAACAGCATTCATTCACTTCAAATTTAACATACAACCAAGTACTATAAGACCCCACATCACCAGGTTCTACAAGTTACTAACCAAATAAGAATACTTTAGACAAGAGTAAAGTAGCACCAGTTTAACTCTAGTTAAAGAGGATATGTTATGAACTTATGATCCACATAGCTGCATACTTCTGTAAAGCATGAACTTATGATCCACATAGCTGCATACTTCTGTAAAGCACAACACAGAAGGGACCATCATCAAACCAGTCTAGTCAGACAAGTGAAGCAGGCATGGTAATATTATGCTATGGCATAGGGAATTGCCCTAGTCCGTAGAGCAAATTTCTACTATGTCTTCCTATACTTCCATAAGAAATAAGCAAATGAAAAAGGAAATGAGGATATATGATAACTAATTTGTAGAATATTTCCTGTTATAGCTATATTTCTAGTTCTTTTTTGGTGAGGCTTTATGTGGTAGTTATATGCTAAAAGATATGAACGCATAATAATCTGCTGTGCCACTATATTCTTTAACTTTGAGGTGATGTGGCACACTAAGATTGACACTGGACTTGTCGTTCGAGTGGCATACACTAGTAATTACATTGGTCCATATCAAGTAAAGATATCAGCAAGATTTTGCTCAAAAAAGTGAACAGTTCTACAACTATTTGCCATGTGGAATAAAAAACCTATGAAGTTCTCCTTTCCAAATTCACAAATCGTGGAAAGCCATCAAAAGGTGTTTCTTTTGCTGAGTTCTTAGGGCTGACAGGCTTACTGGCAAACCGAAAAAAGAACATATCTTTGAGAGATAAGCATAGAAAGGGAGAAGTTCTGAAAAGAAGACGTTGAAATCTTTTCATAAAACACTCATGTCCTGATTAATTGCTGTGGTAGCTTTATACAATGATACTGTAGAATAAAACTGCACATATATTATCTTATCTCTACAAAAACTGATAATTGCATTTGCTTATTTTAAAGGTTTTGCTTAAGCTTTTATAATTTTTATTTA
This window of the Triticum aestivum cultivar Chinese Spring chromosome 5D, IWGSC CS RefSeq v2.1, whole genome shotgun sequence genome carries:
- the LOC123121274 gene encoding E3 ubiquitin-protein ligase At1g63170 isoform X1, with amino-acid sequence MEHANCDAHEHVINVAHGETASTSTSHQDLHSDTDEPHQEDRPSTSTRTPSPVSSASTSPTAYSSRNLSFPRRDSFYGRGTSLWNSGLWISFEFVMYVAQITAAIVILILSRHELPHAPLVAWIIGYTVGCTASLPLVYWRYVHRNRPSEEEPEQPPTTYPTLTSSSSEGRNQRTGGTVLHLGCITIACPRPSILAYHSKTAVDCFFAIWFVVGNVWLFGGRGTSSDAQDAPNMYRLCLAFLALSCVGYAIPFIMCAAICCCFPCLISVLHLQEDLGQSRGATQELIDALPTYKFKPKRSKNWVLDHASSSENLSEGGILGPGTKKERVVSAEDAVCCICLTKYGDDDELRELPCNHLFHVQCVDKWLKINAVCPLCKTEIGGVVRSFFGLPFGRRRVDRMAGRGVASSRFSV
- the LOC123121274 gene encoding E3 ubiquitin-protein ligase At1g12760 isoform X2 translates to MGKPHQHQPVIKICTVIRMNHIRKIGLQQAHERHRQCLQHQHHQLLTAPEIYHFLEEIVSMVVEQVFGILITAAIVILILSRHELPHAPLVAWIIGYTVGCTASLPLVYWRYVHRNRPSEEEPEQPPTTYPTLTSSSSEGRNQRTGGTVLHLGCITIACPRPSILAYHSKTAVDCFFAIWFVVGNVWLFGGRGTSSDAQDAPNMYRLCLAFLALSCVGYAIPFIMCAAICCCFPCLISVLHLQEDLGQSRGATQELIDALPTYKFKPKRSKNWVLDHASSSENLSEGGILGPGTKKERVVSAEDAVCCICLTKYGDDDELRELPCNHLFHVQCVDKWLKINAVCPLCKTEIGGVVRSFFGLPFGRRRVDRMAGRGVASSRFSV